Part of the Pirellulales bacterium genome is shown below.
TCGGTCTGCGCGGCGGTGCGGCGACCATGGTCGTGGCAATTCTGGGGACGTTGGTGGGCGCCGGCGACGACGCCCGGGCGCAGCTAATCTACGTCGACGCCAGCACGACTGGCGGGTCGCCCAACACCGGCCCGGCCAGCGCCTTTCTCCCCGGCATGAACAACCAAGCCGACGACAACCTGTGGAGCCTGCGGACCGGGTTTTCGAGCCACAGCACGTTCTTCCAATCCGGCGACGGCGACGGGGAGGATTCGCCCGAGATCCACACGACAATCAGCTCGCTCACGCCGGGGGGGCTCTACCAAGTGTACGTCCACTTCTGGGACGGCAGCGGTTCGGCGCCCGACTGGAACATCCGCGCGGGTTTCGCCTCGAACCCCGGCGGGAACACGCTGTTCGCCAACCCGGCGGACGCCCCCGATCTCAACGCGACTCCCGCGACGCTGGCCAGCACGCTCTCTTACGCCGTGGCGCCCACGGTGTTCGTCGAGGCCGACCGCACCATGTTCGCCGGACTGGTCGGCACGGCCCGCGCCAACGCCAGCGGCCAGATTCGGGTCTACATCGACGACCTGCCGTCGACGATCGGCGTGAACAACCGCACGTGGTACGACGGTCTCAGCTACAGGGAAACGACGTTGCAGACGATGTCGCTGCGAGTGAACACGCTCACCGGGGCCATGTCGCTGCGCAACGAGACCGGAGCGGCGATCGATCTGAAGTACTACGAAATCAGCAGCGTCTCCGGGGCCTTCGATCCCGTGGCATGGAACAGTCTCGACGATCAGGAGGGGAACGATCCGCCCGGCGTCGGCTGGTTCGAAGCGGGGGGAAGCTCCGCGACGATTCTGTCCGAGTACAACCTGCAGGGGTCGAAGGCTTTCGCACCCGGTTCGGCCGCGCCGCTCGGCAAGGCGTTCGCGATCGGCGGGGCCGAGGACGTCGTGTTCCGCTACGCCCTTCCCAACCAATCGACGCTGACGGCGGGCTTCGTCGATTACGTCTCGACGCCGACCTTGCCTGGGGACTTCAATTTCGACGATCTCGTCGACGGCTCTGACCTCGCCCACTGGGCCGGCGAGTACGGCGCAGGGGACCTCGACGGAAGCGACTTTCTCGTTTGGCAACGGCACGTCGGCACGGCGACAGCGGCGGCCGCCGTCGCCGCGGTTCCTGAACCGACGGCGTGGCTGCTGGGAGTCTCCTCGGCTGTCGTCGTCTGGATTTCGCTGAAGCTCGCCAAGGGGTAGCTCCGTCAGATGCCGGCGAGTACGTGGATGCCGAACCATGCGGCGACCTGCTCCCCCAACAGTTACAGCAGACGCCGCTCCTCGGGGCCGTAATCGAAGCAGCGCCGAAGTAGGGCGCGCTGCGATCCAGGTCGCCCCCCCTCATCGATCGCCCCCCGCTGCAATCAACCCTTGAACCTGAGCGATTCGCGTCCTCCGTGGCGGCTCACGGAACATGATCGCTGGCGCCCCCATCGTCTTGGATTGGCTCGGGGCCTCGCAAGAGGTAACCTTGCGGGAAGGCGATCGCGGTTGCGGCGTTCATGCGCCGCGGTCGTGATCGGCCATGGCATTTCAGCGAGCGGCTCGCCCCCTCGACCGCGCCGCAACGGCAGGAACACAACAACGATGAACCTCCAGGGACAGGGCGCCGTCGTCACCGGCGGCTCGACGGGCATCGGGCTCGCGATCGCGCAGGCGCTCGTCGCCGCGGGGTGCAAAACGGCCATCGGCGCTCGCCGCGCCGAGGCGATCGAACGGGCCGTGGCGACCGTCGGCGATCCGACCAAACTCGTCGGCCGTCCGCTCGACGTCGCCGATCGGGAGAGCGTCGCCGCGTTCTTCGCCTGGGCCCGCGGCGAGTTGGGCCAGATCGACGTCCTCGTCAACTCGGCGGGGGTGAACGTCCGCGACCGCCGGCTCGACGTCCTCGCCCCCGAAGACTGGGAGCGGATCCTGCAAGTGAACGTCACGGGCGCCTTCTACTGCATGCAGGAAGCGCTCGTCCCGATGCGCGAGCGCGGCGACGGGCTGATCGTCAACATCGTCTCGACCGCCGGCCGCCGCGCCGCCCCGCTAGCCGGGGCGGCGTACAGCGCGTCGAAGTTCGCCCTGGCCGCCTTGGGGACGACCGCGGCCTTGGAGCTGCGCGAGCAAGGAATCCGCGTCTCTAGCGTCTACCCCGGCGAGGTGAACACCCCGCTGTTGGACCAGCGGCCCGAACCGGTGAGCGACGAACGCCGCGCACGGATCC
Proteins encoded:
- a CDS encoding SDR family NAD(P)-dependent oxidoreductase, with protein sequence MNLQGQGAVVTGGSTGIGLAIAQALVAAGCKTAIGARRAEAIERAVATVGDPTKLVGRPLDVADRESVAAFFAWARGELGQIDVLVNSAGVNVRDRRLDVLAPEDWERILQVNVTGAFYCMQEALVPMRERGDGLIVNIVSTAGRRAAPLAGAAYSASKFALAALGTTAALELREQGIRVSSVYPGEVNTPLLDQRPEPVSDERRARILQPEDVAAAVLMIAQLPPRAHVPELVIKPTRQAHD